CCTGTCCCTGCCGCCGAGGAGATTGACCGGGTGCGGCCGGTGCTGCGCGCGTTGCGCGATGCGGGTGTGCTGCTGAGCGTGGACACCATGAAGCCGGAGGTGGCCCAGGCGGCGCTGGAGGCGGGCGCCCATCTGGTCAACGACGTGGGTGGCCTGCGTGACCCCGACATGCGAGCGGTGTGTGCCCAGGCGGGCGCGCCGGCCTGCATCATGCACATGCAGGGTGAGCCGCGCACCATGCAGCGTTCACCGCAGTACGGACACGTGGTGGCCGAGGTGCACGCCTTTCTGGCCGGGCAGGCGGCGGCGGCGCAGGCGGCGGGCGTGCCGGACGTGCTGCTGGACCCCGGACTGGGGTTCGGTAAGACCCTGGCGCACAACCTCGCGCTGCTGCGGGGCCTGCCAGAGCTGGTGGCCTTGGGTCATCCCGTGCTGGTGGGCGCCAGTCGCAAGCGGCTGATCGACTGGCTGGCCGGGGTGCCCGAGGCTGCTGGGCGCGACCCCGGGTCGCTGGCCCTGCACCTGCACGCGGCGCAGGCGGGCGCGGCGGTGGTGCGGGCCCACGCGGCAGCGGCGCATGTGCAGGCCCTGCGGGTGCAGGCGGCGCTGCTGGATGGGGGAGAGGAGCCCTCAGTCGCCCGCTGTTGATCTGTCGGTCAAGGGAGCGGGCTGCAACAGCTGCGTGTCGCAGAGCGAGAAGCGAAAAAAGTGCCTGGTCCCGAGAATGGAAACGTCTCTGCGCTTTTTTGAAACGTTGGCATGGGCGGGG
The DNA window shown above is from Deinococcus multiflagellatus and carries:
- the folP gene encoding dihydropteroate synthase encodes the protein MPGAARTSRGWQVRWAGTAVMGILNVTPDSFSDGGRHMALQAALDAAQAMRRAGVLMIDVGGESTRPGAAPVPAAEEIDRVRPVLRALRDAGVLLSVDTMKPEVAQAALEAGAHLVNDVGGLRDPDMRAVCAQAGAPACIMHMQGEPRTMQRSPQYGHVVAEVHAFLAGQAAAAQAAGVPDVLLDPGLGFGKTLAHNLALLRGLPELVALGHPVLVGASRKRLIDWLAGVPEAAGRDPGSLALHLHAAQAGAAVVRAHAAAAHVQALRVQAALLDGGEEPSVARC